In Nocardioides sp., the following proteins share a genomic window:
- a CDS encoding nuclear transport factor 2 family protein, whose protein sequence is MSAFRTAFAGADIAALEQILHPEVRFCSPAVHTPYAGREVTLVVLDAVTSVMEAFAYVDEWVEPGRELLRFTASIDGLQLEGVDLLEIDADGLVTDLTVMIRPLRGLERLTRRVSEALESGEGR, encoded by the coding sequence ATGAGCGCATTCAGGACGGCCTTCGCGGGAGCCGACATCGCCGCGCTGGAGCAGATCCTGCACCCCGAGGTGCGCTTCTGCAGCCCTGCAGTTCATACGCCCTACGCCGGCCGTGAGGTTACCCTCGTGGTGCTCGATGCGGTGACCTCGGTGATGGAGGCCTTCGCCTATGTCGACGAGTGGGTCGAGCCGGGACGCGAACTGCTGCGGTTCACTGCGTCGATCGACGGGCTGCAGCTCGAGGGCGTGGACCTGCTGGAGATCGACGCAGACGGCCTCGTCACGGACCTCACCGTGATGATCCGGCCGCTGCGCGGACTGGAACGGCTGACCAGGCGAGTCAGCGAAGCACTGGAATCGGGAGAGGGACGATGA